A segment of the Gemmatimonadota bacterium genome:
GCTGCCGTCGCCACGCGCGACGAACAACTCCGTCGGCGTCACCGCATCGTTGGCCGTGTAGGCCATGACCTGATCGTCCGCCGAGAACGAGACGTCGGCCAGTTGGCGCTCCCCGCGGGTGAGAACCTCCACAGCTCCACCTGCGGCCGGCACCTGGACCAGCTGGACATCCCCGCCAATCTGGGCCTGGAACCGCAGGAAGCGCCCGTCCGCGCTCCAGGTGGGAGGGCCGGGTGCGAGATCCCAGTTCTCCGTCAGGTTGACCGGGGAAGCCCGGAAGTTGCCGCTGTTGTCCAGCTCCACGACCTGGAGATCGGTCTCGGCTCCGCGGGCGGGCGTGGACAGAAAGGCCAGGTAGTGCCCGTCGGGGGACAGGTGAGGAGCCGTCTCCGACCCCGGGTTGGAGGTCAAGCGCCGCACCCCACCACCCTCACTCGAGACCACCCAGATGTCCGAACTGGGCTCGCGCTCGCCTTCCTCGTCCTCGGAAGCATCGCCGGAGAAGAACAGCAGGCGCCCGTCCGCGGACCACAAGGGCGAACCCACGTTGAAGGGTACGTCGGTGAGTTGCTGGACCGCTCCACCTTCGGTGGAGACCGCGTAGAGCTGGCGTTTGGGCTCCGTCGAGAAATGCGGCCGCAGCGCGAGGGTACCGTCCCGCTTGTAGCGCGTGGAGGTGACCACGCGGCCATCGAAGCGCTCGGGATCGAGGGTGTGCGAGACGGCGTCCGGTGCCACCCAGCCTTCCCGCGTGCCCGGGGCGCGCGGCGCCGCTGTGACGAAGGCGATCCACCGTCCGTCTGGAGACCACACCGGCGTACCCTCCACCCCGTCGATGTGGAAGGCCTCTCCACCGCTGGCCTGGACACGCAGGAACCAGGTGGTGTTGGGATCATCCCCCCGCTTGGAGTCGAAGGCCAGCAGGCGACCGTCGGGAGACCACGTCGGTGCAGTGGCCTCGTCCGTCGGTGCGGTGAAGCGGTAGGGTCGTCCCGCCGGGCGACCGCCGGAGAGGGACTGCATCCACACTTCCCGGTGCCGACGATTCTCGGCTTCCACGACGGTGGTCACCACGAACGCCACTTCCGTCCCCTGCGGCGACACCTGCACGTCGCCCACGGTCACCAGGCGATAGTAGTCCGAGGGCTGATAGCCTCGGGTCTGGCCCAATGCGGCGGGCGGAGCCAGAGCCGGAACGCAGGTCACCAACGCGGTGATGGCGAGGAGGGGGCGGATGGGCATCTTCCAACTCTGCTGGAACGTGGGGACCTGGCTCCAGGGGGTCGGGTAGCACCTGACGGTTCGGCGGCGACCCCGCGGGCAGGAATCTAGCAGGTCGCCAAAACCCCGCTCAACGGAGCCACTCCTCCCCTGGTCCCGGCATGATTCCCCGGCAACCTTCGCCCAACGAGGGGCCAAAGGCGCTGCAGCGGTTGGCCGGGCTGGTGACCGCGCTGGCCCTCCTCGCAGCGCTCGCCCTCCCGGCCCAGGCTCAGGTCGTGCGCGGCACCCTGCGGGAGGCCGGCAGCGGCGCCCCCATCGAGGGTGCCATGGTGGTGCTGCTCGGCACGGATGACGCGCCCGTGTACCAGGTGCTCACGGACGCGTCGGGTCGCTTCTTCATGGAGCGGCGCTCACCCGGCCGCTACCGCCTGCGGGCCGACCGCATCGGGCACGCCAGCTCCTACCATCCGGCGTTCACGTTGGCGGAAGCCGATACCGTCGCGGTGGAGATGATCGCGACCGTGGAGGCGATCCAACTGGAGGGCATCGACGTCGAAGGGGATACCCGGTGCCGCGTCCGACCGGAGGAGGGCCTCGCAGTCGCCACCGTTTGGGAAGAGGTACGCAAAGCGTTGGCGGCCGCTTCCTGGACCGGGGAGCATGGTGTCTTTCGCTACGACCTCACTCACCTCGATCGCAACCTCGATCGCAGGGCCCAACGCGTCGAGCGTGAAGATCGCCGTCTCGAGCGTACGTCTCGTCAACGAACGTTCATCAGCCTCCCCGCCGGGAAGCTCATCTCGGAGGGCTTCGTGGTCACAGACCGCGACGGCACCGTCTTCTACGGACCCGACGCGGACGTGCTCCTCTCCGACGACTTCCTCGAGACCCATTGTTTCCGGCTGCGGCAGGGTCGCCGATCCAACGAGGGACTGTTGGGGCTGGGCTTCGAGCCGGTGGGAGGCCGTCGCCTGACGGAGATCAGCGGCACCCTGTGGCTCGATCCCTCCACCAGCGAGTTGCGCCTTCTCGAATGGCGCTACGTGAACCTCCATCCCGACCTCGATAACGAGAACCTCGGTGGGCGGGTCGAGTTCGTGGCGCTCCCCAGTGGTCCCTGGATCATCCGCAAGTGGTGGATCCGGATGCCCCTCATCGGCCTCGACCCCCGCAACCGAGCCAATTCAGGCCGCCAGCTGGTCGGCATCCGCGAAACCGGCGCACAGGTCCGGCGCATCGCGGAGGCAACCGGTCGCATCGTGATGGAGTTCGAAGGCGGGGCCGTGCAGGGGACCGTGCGCGGCGGGTACCAGGCCACACCCCTTTCGGGCGCCCAGGTCGAGATCGTCGGTGTGCCCATCGAGGTGCGAGCGGATCGAAGCGGGCGCTTCACGGC
Coding sequences within it:
- a CDS encoding S9 family peptidase, whose product is MPIRPLLAITALVTCVPALAPPAALGQTRGYQPSDYYRLVTVGDVQVSPQGTEVAFVVTTVVEAENRRHREVWMQSLSGGRPAGRPYRFTAPTDEATAPTWSPDGRLLAFDSKRGDDPNTTWFLRVQASGGEAFHIDGVEGTPVWSPDGRWIAFVTAAPRAPGTREGWVAPDAVSHTLDPERFDGRVVTSTRYKRDGTLALRPHFSTEPKRQLYAVSTEGGAVQQLTDVPFNVGSPLWSADGRLLFFSGDASEDEEGEREPSSDIWVVSSEGGGVRRLTSNPGSETAPHLSPDGHYLAFLSTPARGAETDLQVVELDNSGNFRASPVNLTENWDLAPGPPTWSADGRFLRFQAQIGGDVQLVQVPAAGGAVEVLTRGERQLADVSFSADDQVMAYTANDAVTPTELFVARGDGSGEERATAFNDDWLAQVALVRPEEVRFRVRDGTEIQGWIVPPVGYRQGTRYPMVLKIHGGPHGAYGNTFFPTFHVLSAAGFFVLYTNPRGSSGYGHAFQYATRGEWGVVDKEDFLTAVDRALERFPDIDPRRIGVSGGSYGGFMTNWLTATTDRFAAAVTSRSIVNWESWYGSSDAQGLTEYEFFGPPWEQRELYRRLSPISYVENVTAPTLIIHSENDYRTPIGDGEQWFMALKKRGVPTELVRYPRSSHGLSRTGEPWLLVDRLERIRSWFEHFLGNESARASASPQS
- a CDS encoding carboxypeptidase-like regulatory domain-containing protein; the protein is MIPRQPSPNEGPKALQRLAGLVTALALLAALALPAQAQVVRGTLREAGSGAPIEGAMVVLLGTDDAPVYQVLTDASGRFFMERRSPGRYRLRADRIGHASSYHPAFTLAEADTVAVEMIATVEAIQLEGIDVEGDTRCRVRPEEGLAVATVWEEVRKALAAASWTGEHGVFRYDLTHLDRNLDRRAQRVEREDRRLERTSRQRTFISLPAGKLISEGFVVTDRDGTVFYGPDADVLLSDDFLETHCFRLRQGRRSNEGLLGLGFEPVGGRRLTEISGTLWLDPSTSELRLLEWRYVNLHPDLDNENLGGRVEFVALPSGPWIIRKWWIRMPLIGLDPRNRANSGRQLVGIRETGAQVRRIAEATGRIVMEFEGGAVQGTVRGGYQATPLSGAQVEIVGVPIEVRADRSGRFTAVGLEEGTYAVRFSHPSLDSLGFRAPDRLVEVPDQGVVELELVAPTPFEIIAAQCSDEEMSAGTAALMGFLRREDTGEPATGATLRVTWARYDVPGQGVVRETASGVRAVPDERGFYLACGVPTDTPLEVTVENGDRLPSTSLRIPAEEWRWYFDAAVPGAPVP